GTGGTGGCGGGGACAGCGGCAGCTCCAATGCCAACAAGAAGGTCGATCCCAAGGGGATCGTCAGCTACGCCAACGGTGAGCCGCAGAACTCGCTGATGCCGGCCAACACCATGGAGGCGTACGGCAGCGTCGTCATCGACTCCCTCTTCACGGGTCTCGTCGGCTACGACAAGGCCGGCAACATCACGTACGAAAACGCCGAGTCGGTCACCCCGAACAGCGACAACAGCGTGTGGACCGTCAAGCTGAAGCCGGGGTGGACGTTCCACAACGGCGAGAAGGTCACCGCGAAGTCCTACGTCGACACATGGAACTGGGACGCCAACCCGGCCAACGGCCAGCAGAACAGCGCCTGGTACCGCGACATCGAGGGTTACGACGAGGTCCACCCGGAGAAGGGCAAGGCCAAGGCCAAGGCCATGTCCGGCCTGAAGGTCGTCGATGACAACACCTTCACCATCAAGCTGTCGAACCCGATCCCGTACTTCGCGTACAAGCTCGCCTACCAGTCCTTCTACCCGCTGCCTTCGGAGGCGCTGAAGGACCCGAAGAAGTTCGGTGAGAGCCCGGTCGGCAACGGCCCGTACAAGTTCAAGAGCTGGGAGCACAAGAAGTCGATCCAGGTCACCAACTGGGACGGTTACAAGGGCGCCAACAAGCCGAAGAACGGCGGCATCAACTTCAAGGCGTACACCTCGCCGCAGGCCGCGTACAACGACCTGCGCTCGGACAACGTCGACACCATGCCGCTGGTGCCGGACAGCGAGCTCGCCAACTACAAGCAGGACTTCGGCAAGCGCGCCATCAACACCGAGTTCTCCGCGCTGAACACCATTAACCCCGCCTATTACACGAAGCAGTGGAAGGACATCGACCCCAAGGTCATCCAGGGCCTGTCGATGGCGATCGACCGCGAGACCATCGCCAAGACCACCTTCTTCGGCAACCGTGAGCCGGCCACCGGCTGGGTCGCCAAGGGCGTGAAGGGCTACCAGGCCGACGCGTGCGGTGAGTACTGCAAGTTCAACCCGGCCAAGGCGAAGCAGTTCATCAAGGAAGGCGGCGGCGTCCCGGGCAACAAGATCTCTATCCAGTACAACGCCGACCAGCCCCACAAGGGCTGGGTCACCGCGGTCTGCAACAGCATCACCAAGGCGACCGGTGTGAACTGCGTGGGCGACCCGGTCACCGACTTCCAGGCCGACACCGAGATCCGTGACCAGAAGAAGGTCAAGTCGATCTACCGTTCCGGCTGGGTGCTCGACTACCCGTTCAACGGCAACTTCCTCGCCGACCTGTACGGCACCGGTGTCGACGGTAACAAGGGCGACTTCTCGGACAAGAAGTTCGACGCCCTCGTGAAGAAGGCCGACCAGGCCAAGACGGTGGACGAATCAGCGAAGCTGTACCAGGCCGCCGAGAAGGAACTGCGGAACTCGATGCCCGGCATCCCCACCTTCTACACCAAGGTCAACTCGGCCTACTCGAACAACGTGAAGAAGATCGAGTTCGACCAGGCCGGCGACCCGATCCTCTGGAACGTCGAGGTCTTCAAGAAGTAAGTCGCTACGGAGCATTCCGTCCCGCAGCGGCGTCCGGCGATGCCGGGCGCCGCTGCGGGCGGCTCCGGAATGGACGGAGGCACCAATGGGGCGCTACGTCGCGAGGCGACTGCTCCAGATGATCCCGGTATTCATCGGGACAACCCTGTTGATCTTCCTCATGGTCAACGTGCTCCCCGGCGACCCCGTACGGGCGCTGTGGGGAGACAAGCCGCCGGACCCCGCGCAGGTCGCGCAGATCCGGCACGACAGAGGGCTAGACCTTCCGCTGTGGCAGCAGTACCTGCACTACATGGGGGGCCTGTTCCAGGGGGACTTCGGCAGGACCATCGCCGGTAACCGGCCGGTCCTCGACGAGATCACGCAGGCGTTCCCGGTGTCGATCCGGCTCGCCGCCATGGCCTGGACCTTCGAGCTCGTCGTCGGCATCACCCTGGGCGTCATCGCCGGCATCCGGCGCGGCAAGGTCATCGACACCGCCGTCACGCTGTTCACCCTGGTGGTCATCTCCGTCCCGATCTTCGTCATCGGTCTGGCCTGCCAGCTGTACTTCGGAAACGACCTCGGGTGGATCACGCCGACCGTCCAGGACTCCACCAACTTCGGTCAGCTGATGGTCCCGGCACTGGTGCTCGGCATGGTGGGCCTCGCGTACGTGGCCCGGCTGACCCGCACCTCGATCGCGGAAAACCGGTCCGCCGACTACATCCGCACCGCCACCGCCAAGGGTCTGCCGCGCAGGCGGATCATTACCGTGCACCTGCTGCGCAACTCGCTGATCCCCGTGGTCACCTATCTCGGCACCGACATCGGCAGCCTCATGGCCGGCGCCGTCGTGACGGAGGGCATCTTCAACGTGACCGGCGTCGGCAACCTGCTCTTCGAGGCGCTCGCCCGCCGCGAGGGTGCGGTCATCGTCGGCATCGTCACCGTTCTGGTGCTCGTCTACCTCCTCGCCAGCCTGCTCGTCGACCTGCTTTACGCGGTCCTGGACCCGAGGATTCGTTATGCCTGACCTCACCAAGACCCCGTCCGCGAGGGATGAGGCCGCCGCGGTCGTCGTGGGCACGCCCGTCACCTCGCACGCCGGTCCGGCGCCCGAGAAGCCGCGCAGCCTCGGCGCCGACGCTTGGCGGGACCTGCGCCGCAACCCGCTGTTCGTGGTCTCCGGACTGCTGATCCTGGTGATCCTGCTCGTCGCTGCGTTCCCCGGTCTGTTCACCGGCGCCAACCCGAACACCGGCGACCAGGCCAACCACTTCCTGGGCAAGCCGAACCTCGGCCACGTCTTCCAGGAGGACTGGTTCGGCTACGACGGCACGGGCCGCAGCCTGTACGCGCGGGTGCTCTACGGCGCCCGCAACTCGATCATCGTCGGCCTCGGTGTGACCCTCCTCGTCACCGTCTTCGGCGGTCTGATGGGCATGCTCGCCGGCTACTTCGGCGGATTCTGGGACAGCCTTATCTCGCGTCTGACCGACGTGTTCTTCGGCATCCCGTTCCTGCTCGGCTCGATGGTCGTGCTCAACGCCTTCACCGACCGCACCGTCTGGGTGGTCACGGGCGCGCTGGCCTTCCTGGGGTGGACGCAGATCGCCCGTGTCATGCGCGGCGCGGTCATCACGACCAAGCACGCGGACTACGTGGTGGCGGCCAAGGCCCTGGGCGCCGGCACCAGGCGGATCCTGTTCCGGCACATCCTGCCGAACGCGATCGCACCGGTGATCGTCGTCGCGACCATCTCGCTCGGCACATATATCGTCGCTGAGTCGACGCTGTCCTATCTGGGCCTCGGGCTCGGTGGCGACTCCATATCCTGGGGCGGCGACATCTCGGACGGCACCCAGTTCATCCGCAACTTCCCGCACGTACTGCTCTTCCCGGCCGGCGCCCTGAGCATCACCGTGCTGGCGTTCATCATGATGGGCGACGCCGTGCGCGAAGCCCTCGACCCGAAGCTGCGCTGAGGGAGGCGTACGTGACCATTACCGACATGCCTGCGGACGTCCCCGCCCCACGCTCGGGTGAGGACGTCGGTGGGAAGCTGCTCGACGTACGCGATCTGCATGTCGAGTTCCACACCCGCGACGGCATCGCCAAGGCCGTCAACGGAGTCAACTACAGCGTGGACGCGGGCGAGACGCTTGCCGTGCTCGGGGAGTCCGGCTCCGGAAAGTCCGTGACCGCGCAGGCGATCATGGGAATCCTCGACATGCCGCCCGGCAAGATCCCGCAGGGCGAGATCCTCTTCCGCGGCCAGGACATGCTGAAGATGTCCGCCGAGGAGCGGCGGAAGATCCGCGGCAACAAGATCGCGATGATCTTTCAGGACGCGCTGTCCGCCCTGAACCCGGTGCTCTCCGTCGGCTACCAGCTCGGCGAGGTATTCCGGGTCCACGAAGGGCTCTCGCGCAAGGAGGCCAAGACCAAGGCCATCGAGCTGATGGACCGGGTCCGCATCCCGGCGGCCAAGGAGCGGGTGAGCGACTATCCGCACCAGTTCTCCGGCGGTATGCGCCAGCGCATCATGATCGCCATGGCGATGGCGCTGGAGCCGGACCTGATCATCGCCGACGAGCCGACCACGGCGCTCGACGTGACCGTCCAGGCCCAGGTGATGGACCTGCTCGCGGAGCTCCAGCGCGAGTACCACATGGGTCTGATCCTGATCACCCATGACCTGGGTGTGGTCGCGGACGTCGCCGACAAGATCGCCGTGATGTACGCGGGCCGGATCGTCGAGACCGCCCCCGTGCACGAGCTCTACAAGCGCCCGGCCCACCCCTACACCCGCGGTCTGCTGGACTCCATCCCGCGCCTGGACCGCAAGGGGCAGGAGCTCTACGCGATCAAGGGGCTGCCGCCCAATCTGCTCAAGATCCCCACGGGCTGTGCCTTCAACCCGCGCTGCCCCAAGGCGGAGGACATCTGCCGCCGGGACGTCCCCGCCCTGGTGCAGGTCACCGAGCAGGACGGCACGGAGCTGCCGGGCCGCGGCAGCGCCTGCCACTTCTGGAAGGAGACCCTCCATGGCTGACGCCAACGAAACGCCCATGGAGCCGACCGACACCACCCCGAACGTCACGGAGGTGGAAACGGTCGAGGCGGCCACCGAGGACGAGGCGGTCGCGGCACTCGAGGCCAAGGTCGACCGGGGCGAGCCGATCCTCCAGGTGCGCAATCTGGTCAAGCACTTCCCGCTGACCCAGGGCATCCTCTTCAAGCGGCAGATCGGCGCGGTCAAGGCGGTCGACGGCATCTCCTTCGACCTCTACCAGGGCGAGACCCTCGGCATCGTCGGCGAGTCCGGCTGTGGCAAGTCCACCGTCGCCAAGCTGCTGATGACCCTGGAGACCGCCACCGCGGGCGAGGTCTTCTACAAGGGCCAGGACATCACCCGGCTGTCGGGCCGCGCGCTGCGCGCGGTCCGCCGCAACATCCAGATGGTGTTCCAGGACCCGTACACCTCGCTCAACCCCCGGATGACGGTGGGCGACATCATCGGGGAGCCCTTCGAGATCCACCCCGAGGTGGCCCCGAAGGGCGACCGCCGCCGCAAGGTCCAGGAACTCCTGGACGTGGTGGGCCTCAACCCCGAGTACATCAACCGCTACCCCCACCAGTTCTCCGGCGGCCAGCGCCAGCGCATCGGCATCGCGCGCGGCCTCGCCCTCAACCCGGAGATCATCATCTGCGACGAGCCGGTCTCCGCGCTCGACGTGTCCGTCCAGGCACAGGTCATCAACCTGATGGAGGGCCTCCAGGACGAGTTCAACCTCTCCTACATCTTCATCGCCCACGACCTGTCCATCGTCCGGCACATCTCCGACCGGGTCGGCGTGATGTACCTGGGCAAGATGGCCGAGATCGGCTCCGACACCGAGATCTACGACCACCCGACGCACCCCTACACCCAGGCGCTGCTGTCGGCCGTCCCGGTCCCGGACCCGGAGTCGCGCGAGGGCCGGACACGCATCATCCTCACCGGCGACGTCCCCTCCCCGGCCAACCCGCCCTCCGGCTGCCGCTTCCGCACCCGCTGCTGGAAGGCCGAGGCCCGCTGCGCGGAGGAGGTCCCCCTCCTCGCCATCCCCGAGCGCTTCGCCGGCACGGATTCGCCTGCGGCGCATGAGTCGGCGTGCCACTTCGCGGAGGAAAAGGACGTGGTCCACGCCTAGCGCCCCCGCGCGGGCCGCAGTTTGAACGACGAGGGCCGCCCGGACCGTGAATAGCACGGTCCGGGCGGCCCTCCTCGTCGTTCAGGATCCGTCTGACTCGGGCCAATGCTGTACCCGGACGATGAAGACGGTGGTGAAGCGACGATGCTCCTGATACCAGACGATCAGTCGACCCTCTGCATGGTCGAGTAATCGGGACACCCCGGACTCATGGATCGGCGGGTCGCCGAGGTACTTGACGGCGGCGGCGTCGGCCAGCCGCTGGGCGAGCCGCTCCACGTCGTGCTTGATCTGCGGATTCAGACCCCCGACCACGTTCTCGGCATCGGGTAGGTATTCCCAGGTCCAATCGCTCACGCTGCGACCTCGCGACGCGCGGCGTCCAACAGCAGTCCGATCTCGGCTGAGGCCCGCCGGGCGTCCTCGATGTTGGGCGCCTCGGCGACGGCCGCCTCCAACTCGTGGAGCCGTCGGGCCCGCCCGGGATAGCGCCGCAGAGCCACGAACACGCCCCAGCGGTGGAGGAAGGTGTGCATGGGGACGGTGCTGTCGGTCTGCACCGCCTCCTGCCACGCGCTGTGGAACTCTTCCTCGAACCGGACAGCCGCGCTGAGGTCCAGGGAGCGCACGGCGACCCGCAGCGCCTGTTCGGTCAGCGGCGGCATGGGGAACAGCGGCTCGTCGTGGGAGTCCTCTATGGGCTGTGTGCTCACGGCGCTGTCTCCTCCGATGTGCCGTAGGTCGTCCACGTAGGGTGATCGCTTCAGGCCAGCGTTCATCCAGTTTGCCCCATCACGGATGGCGGCGGGGCCAGCGTGAACCAAACAGCTTTGCCGGATACGCCTGCGTCCTTGTCGGTGTAGTCGTGCACGCCCCAGGCGGCG
This genomic interval from Streptomyces asiaticus contains the following:
- a CDS encoding ABC transporter permease, whose protein sequence is MGRYVARRLLQMIPVFIGTTLLIFLMVNVLPGDPVRALWGDKPPDPAQVAQIRHDRGLDLPLWQQYLHYMGGLFQGDFGRTIAGNRPVLDEITQAFPVSIRLAAMAWTFELVVGITLGVIAGIRRGKVIDTAVTLFTLVVISVPIFVIGLACQLYFGNDLGWITPTVQDSTNFGQLMVPALVLGMVGLAYVARLTRTSIAENRSADYIRTATAKGLPRRRIITVHLLRNSLIPVVTYLGTDIGSLMAGAVVTEGIFNVTGVGNLLFEALARREGAVIVGIVTVLVLVYLLASLLVDLLYAVLDPRIRYA
- a CDS encoding peptide ABC transporter substrate-binding protein, producing the protein MRGAKSAKWVAIAGVVSLAATACGGGDSGSSNANKKVDPKGIVSYANGEPQNSLMPANTMEAYGSVVIDSLFTGLVGYDKAGNITYENAESVTPNSDNSVWTVKLKPGWTFHNGEKVTAKSYVDTWNWDANPANGQQNSAWYRDIEGYDEVHPEKGKAKAKAMSGLKVVDDNTFTIKLSNPIPYFAYKLAYQSFYPLPSEALKDPKKFGESPVGNGPYKFKSWEHKKSIQVTNWDGYKGANKPKNGGINFKAYTSPQAAYNDLRSDNVDTMPLVPDSELANYKQDFGKRAINTEFSALNTINPAYYTKQWKDIDPKVIQGLSMAIDRETIAKTTFFGNREPATGWVAKGVKGYQADACGEYCKFNPAKAKQFIKEGGGVPGNKISIQYNADQPHKGWVTAVCNSITKATGVNCVGDPVTDFQADTEIRDQKKVKSIYRSGWVLDYPFNGNFLADLYGTGVDGNKGDFSDKKFDALVKKADQAKTVDESAKLYQAAEKELRNSMPGIPTFYTKVNSAYSNNVKKIEFDQAGDPILWNVEVFKK
- a CDS encoding ABC transporter permease; the protein is MPDLTKTPSARDEAAAVVVGTPVTSHAGPAPEKPRSLGADAWRDLRRNPLFVVSGLLILVILLVAAFPGLFTGANPNTGDQANHFLGKPNLGHVFQEDWFGYDGTGRSLYARVLYGARNSIIVGLGVTLLVTVFGGLMGMLAGYFGGFWDSLISRLTDVFFGIPFLLGSMVVLNAFTDRTVWVVTGALAFLGWTQIARVMRGAVITTKHADYVVAAKALGAGTRRILFRHILPNAIAPVIVVATISLGTYIVAESTLSYLGLGLGGDSISWGGDISDGTQFIRNFPHVLLFPAGALSITVLAFIMMGDAVREALDPKLR
- a CDS encoding ABC transporter ATP-binding protein, giving the protein MPADVPAPRSGEDVGGKLLDVRDLHVEFHTRDGIAKAVNGVNYSVDAGETLAVLGESGSGKSVTAQAIMGILDMPPGKIPQGEILFRGQDMLKMSAEERRKIRGNKIAMIFQDALSALNPVLSVGYQLGEVFRVHEGLSRKEAKTKAIELMDRVRIPAAKERVSDYPHQFSGGMRQRIMIAMAMALEPDLIIADEPTTALDVTVQAQVMDLLAELQREYHMGLILITHDLGVVADVADKIAVMYAGRIVETAPVHELYKRPAHPYTRGLLDSIPRLDRKGQELYAIKGLPPNLLKIPTGCAFNPRCPKAEDICRRDVPALVQVTEQDGTELPGRGSACHFWKETLHG
- a CDS encoding ABC transporter ATP-binding protein is translated as MADANETPMEPTDTTPNVTEVETVEAATEDEAVAALEAKVDRGEPILQVRNLVKHFPLTQGILFKRQIGAVKAVDGISFDLYQGETLGIVGESGCGKSTVAKLLMTLETATAGEVFYKGQDITRLSGRALRAVRRNIQMVFQDPYTSLNPRMTVGDIIGEPFEIHPEVAPKGDRRRKVQELLDVVGLNPEYINRYPHQFSGGQRQRIGIARGLALNPEIIICDEPVSALDVSVQAQVINLMEGLQDEFNLSYIFIAHDLSIVRHISDRVGVMYLGKMAEIGSDTEIYDHPTHPYTQALLSAVPVPDPESREGRTRIILTGDVPSPANPPSGCRFRTRCWKAEARCAEEVPLLAIPERFAGTDSPAAHESACHFAEEKDVVHA